One window of uncultured Methanoregula sp. genomic DNA carries:
- a CDS encoding PD-(D/E)XK nuclease family protein has product MAELDPFFFTINTWSFTKHRVWNRCQRQYYFEYIAPYVKSAPVVNPEKIRWLKNFTSKFVVQGQLIHDIIDQQIQLHCDNKPMDLNDAMKAFSKKVSLYKDIGGETFTEYHNGEKIPTSFYSSIDENGKTCLQTFFGKWPGYASRECLRHEQFDHFHIGDVGVTVKVDFVGKMPDGTLVLTDWKTGRDDDEYETELQMAAYVLWAQEYYKMSVDEISTELVFLKTGATKPYRFYEEQLHEIQELIAREYAAMNASYEYGDFPARPSQRECVSCKFADVCPEAKVGRA; this is encoded by the coding sequence ATGGCAGAGCTGGATCCCTTCTTCTTCACCATCAATACCTGGTCCTTCACCAAACACCGGGTCTGGAACCGGTGCCAGCGCCAGTATTATTTCGAATACATTGCCCCCTATGTGAAATCCGCACCGGTCGTAAATCCCGAAAAAATCCGGTGGCTCAAGAACTTCACGTCAAAATTCGTGGTCCAGGGCCAGCTCATCCACGATATCATCGACCAGCAGATCCAGCTCCACTGCGATAACAAGCCAATGGACCTGAACGACGCGATGAAAGCATTCTCGAAGAAAGTATCGCTCTACAAGGATATCGGCGGCGAGACCTTCACCGAATATCACAACGGCGAGAAGATCCCCACTTCATTTTATTCATCCATCGATGAGAACGGAAAGACCTGTCTCCAGACATTCTTCGGGAAGTGGCCGGGCTACGCGAGCCGGGAATGCCTGCGGCATGAGCAGTTCGATCATTTCCACATCGGGGATGTCGGGGTAACAGTCAAAGTGGATTTTGTCGGCAAGATGCCGGACGGCACGCTCGTCCTCACGGACTGGAAGACCGGCCGGGACGATGACGAGTACGAGACGGAGCTCCAGATGGCGGCGTATGTGCTCTGGGCTCAGGAATATTACAAAATGAGTGTTGATGAGATCAGCACCGAGCTCGTGTTCCTTAAGACCGGGGCGACAAAGCCATACCGGTTTTACGAGGAACAGTTACATGAGATTCAGGAATTGATCGCCCGGGAATATGCAGCGATGAATGCTTCGTATGAATACGGGGATTTCCCGGCCCGGCCTTCGCAGCGGGAGTGCGTGAGTTGTAAGTTTGCGGATGTTTGTCCGGAGGCTAAGGTCGGGAGAGCATGA
- a CDS encoding HEPN domain-containing protein: MIEDLEREGLIKKLPYDRKKVDDAIAHAHRDLRTARTILPADQDWAYTIAYNAALQAGRALMFSKGFRPDGANQHISVVKFAELFLDSEDAVIFDRMRRKRHSSVYDMAGSISETEAKSAVTHAEILLRKIEELLERTS; the protein is encoded by the coding sequence ATGATTGAGGATCTCGAACGGGAAGGCCTTATCAAAAAGCTCCCGTATGACAGGAAAAAAGTGGACGATGCAATAGCGCACGCCCACCGGGATCTCCGGACCGCCCGCACGATCCTTCCCGCTGACCAGGACTGGGCATACACCATAGCATATAATGCAGCTCTCCAGGCCGGGCGGGCACTGATGTTTTCGAAAGGTTTCCGCCCGGATGGTGCCAACCAGCATATCTCCGTAGTGAAATTCGCGGAACTTTTTCTGGATAGCGAGGATGCGGTCATCTTCGACCGTATGCGACGCAAGCGTCACAGCTCGGTCTATGATATGGCCGGTTCCATCTCGGAGACCGAGGCCAAATCAGCGGTGACTCACGCGGAGATCCTGCTCCGGAAGATCGAAGAACTCCTTGAAAGAACTTCGTGA
- a CDS encoding protein kinase: MSFNDQSIIADHLSKLEEIYKGKEKTEDWNNEKDYLKTILSNILDALPEYYHLIKPKFIGGTAVICILENKNLNFQCALKFPRPIKNKIHDFRLVINKEISHLTEVRHPNIVALYYHGHIIFDDIDKLDIKYLNQSFPSTENIEERKKLPFYVMEYIEGSENGEDFFNKTSIISEENLLKIIEHTALGIEQLHKKDIVHLDIKLENILIQKTPAFRAVISDLGSAQKLLQNGANDEKLTLIFDSHYASPDLVNISTKHSVVSPSSFKLEDVPRSKLQKAFDFHAFGKNIHRIFQEHDPGKDPKKWEDCDPYAINYLKLMACRLISKRSLTNEKALGLPCSDYHEILYENMSEVVKDVSKLTDEYQFNKTIDELDFHGKKAVQTAGLNQIATPFTPRVKEIIESPAFRRLSTITQLGFLNLVYPTANHSRLEHTLGTYSNTARYCDALYHDPYNPLFKQIMNENDFKILLLSSLFHDIGQYPLAHDVEEALAHESNNYKKNFSHIEILKKMFEKPENYYNMNELLKNIEKDWDVDSKRIISVITADPTKNNDPLKDRILHTIIDSPLDADKLDYLYRDSHHLGIPIGKAIDYERLLRTLTIIFSKEIKDNKSIFYYSLGIHEKGKVQAETLSFARYVMFGTAYWHHTSRAIKAMIHRSIWEIFYSHKKQDDEKQEIIFEDNFEKIKIFEIAFSDYIKGNPNSITPDKIDGRQSQLCSSDQQFITLLTRFTSPKCKKLVSLVEQRKLFKRLLVIRDNPGNTDELLVGFNKLRAKWNAKVAIKVSLELQDNLVKEFKERYMSNPKKIEKMGFSSEKIKELTDTMDNEIIILVDIPKRYSTDDTKLMYLPESDRDLTKWEAPVNLENSLISNFLQDSVLQSIGKMRIFIHPDVRNLIKSAIDDKKLVEIVENTINK, from the coding sequence ATGTCTTTTAATGATCAATCTATTATCGCAGATCATTTGTCAAAATTAGAGGAGATATACAAAGGTAAGGAAAAAACCGAGGATTGGAACAATGAAAAGGACTATTTGAAAACAATATTATCAAATATTCTCGACGCACTTCCGGAATATTACCATTTGATTAAACCAAAGTTTATTGGGGGCACTGCAGTAATTTGTATACTGGAAAATAAAAATTTAAACTTTCAATGTGCACTCAAATTTCCTCGTCCAATAAAAAATAAAATTCATGATTTTAGACTTGTTATCAATAAAGAAATATCACACTTAACAGAAGTTAGACATCCCAATATTGTAGCCCTGTATTATCACGGTCATATAATTTTTGATGATATCGATAAATTAGATATAAAATATCTAAATCAAAGTTTTCCAAGTACAGAAAATATCGAAGAAAGAAAAAAATTGCCATTTTACGTAATGGAATATATTGAGGGATCAGAAAATGGGGAGGATTTTTTTAATAAGACCTCTATAATATCCGAAGAAAATTTATTAAAAATTATTGAACATACGGCTCTAGGTATCGAACAACTTCATAAAAAGGATATTGTTCATTTGGATATCAAACTCGAAAATATCCTTATTCAAAAAACCCCAGCGTTTCGAGCGGTTATATCTGATTTAGGTTCAGCGCAAAAATTATTACAAAATGGTGCTAATGATGAGAAGCTCACTCTAATTTTTGACAGTCATTATGCATCACCCGATTTAGTAAATATATCTACAAAACACTCCGTGGTGTCTCCTTCCAGTTTTAAATTAGAAGATGTACCTCGATCTAAACTTCAAAAAGCATTTGATTTTCACGCTTTCGGAAAAAATATACATCGAATTTTTCAGGAACACGACCCTGGAAAAGATCCAAAAAAATGGGAAGATTGCGATCCGTACGCAATCAACTACCTGAAATTAATGGCTTGCCGGTTAATAAGTAAACGTAGTTTAACTAATGAAAAAGCACTAGGATTACCTTGTAGTGATTATCATGAAATTTTATATGAAAATATGTCTGAAGTTGTTAAAGACGTATCAAAATTAACAGATGAATACCAATTTAATAAAACAATCGATGAACTTGATTTTCACGGAAAAAAAGCTGTTCAAACTGCTGGATTGAATCAGATAGCTACTCCGTTTACACCAAGAGTTAAAGAGATCATTGAATCCCCAGCGTTCAGAAGATTATCCACAATAACTCAACTTGGATTCCTCAATTTGGTATACCCTACTGCAAATCATTCACGATTGGAACATACGTTAGGAACTTATTCCAATACAGCAAGATACTGTGATGCATTATATCACGATCCATACAATCCCTTGTTTAAACAAATAATGAATGAAAACGATTTCAAAATACTGTTATTATCATCGCTTTTTCATGATATTGGTCAATATCCATTAGCTCATGATGTAGAAGAGGCGTTAGCCCATGAAAGTAATAATTACAAAAAGAATTTTTCGCACATTGAAATTCTCAAGAAAATGTTTGAAAAACCAGAAAATTATTACAATATGAACGAATTATTAAAAAATATTGAGAAAGATTGGGATGTCGATTCGAAAAGAATTATAAGTGTAATCACCGCAGATCCTACTAAAAATAACGATCCCTTAAAAGATAGAATCCTTCATACAATTATCGACAGCCCCCTTGATGCCGATAAACTGGATTATCTTTATCGTGATTCACATCATCTCGGGATTCCCATAGGAAAAGCAATCGATTATGAAAGACTTTTAAGAACATTAACGATAATTTTCAGTAAAGAAATAAAAGACAATAAATCGATTTTTTATTACTCATTGGGAATTCACGAAAAAGGGAAAGTTCAAGCTGAAACTCTTTCTTTTGCAAGGTATGTAATGTTTGGAACAGCCTATTGGCATCATACTTCGAGGGCAATTAAAGCTATGATCCACAGGTCAATTTGGGAAATTTTTTATTCTCATAAAAAACAAGATGATGAAAAACAAGAAATAATTTTTGAAGATAATTTCGAAAAAATTAAAATTTTCGAAATTGCTTTTTCAGATTACATTAAAGGAAATCCTAACAGTATTACTCCAGATAAAATTGATGGGCGTCAATCACAATTATGTTCTTCCGATCAACAATTCATAACATTATTGACTCGCTTTACATCACCAAAATGTAAAAAACTAGTTTCATTAGTTGAACAACGTAAATTATTTAAAAGACTTCTTGTTATCCGAGACAATCCAGGGAATACCGATGAGTTATTAGTGGGTTTCAATAAACTTCGTGCTAAGTGGAATGCAAAAGTTGCAATAAAAGTATCTCTAGAATTACAGGATAATCTCGTTAAAGAATTTAAAGAAAGATATATGTCAAATCCGAAAAAAATTGAAAAAATGGGTTTTAGTAGTGAAAAGATAAAAGAATTGACGGATACGATGGATAATGAAATAATTATTCTTGTCGATATACCGAAAAGGTACTCTACTGATGATACTAAACTGATGTATCTTCCTGAATCAGATCGGGATCTCACAAAATGGGAAGCTCCCGTCAATCTTGAAAACTCTCTTATAAGTAATTTTTTGCAAGATTCTGTGCTTCAGTCTATTGGTAAGATGAGAATTTTCATCCATCCGGATGTAAGAAATTTAATCAAATCCGCAATCGACGATAAAAAATTAGTAGAAATTGTTGAGAATACT
- a CDS encoding nucleotidyltransferase domain-containing protein, producing MLEALISSKTRVKLLTLFLLNPGSEYYIREIVRATSENINAVRRELANLESFGLITGQKKGNQLYYQVNTGHFLYIDLQKIVLKTEGIAGMIKEALSGEEIACMFIYGSYAKGTAGAKSDIDLFIVGDVDEDRLIPAIHSCEQAAGREINYTLMTAAELKNRKKNRDPFVKNVMQEAKIIISGTCDD from the coding sequence ATGCTGGAAGCGCTCATCTCATCAAAGACCCGGGTGAAGCTTCTCACGCTCTTCCTGCTCAACCCGGGGAGTGAGTATTATATTCGCGAGATTGTCAGGGCAACAAGCGAGAACATCAATGCAGTACGCCGGGAACTCGCAAATCTTGAATCCTTCGGTCTCATCACCGGGCAGAAGAAAGGAAACCAGCTGTATTACCAGGTAAATACCGGCCATTTCCTCTATATCGATCTCCAGAAGATCGTGCTGAAAACTGAAGGAATCGCCGGCATGATAAAGGAAGCCCTTTCCGGAGAGGAGATCGCGTGCATGTTCATCTACGGGTCGTATGCGAAAGGTACTGCCGGGGCAAAAAGCGACATCGATCTTTTCATTGTAGGAGATGTGGATGAGGACAGGCTCATTCCGGCCATCCATTCCTGCGAGCAGGCAGCCGGCCGGGAGATCAACTACACCCTCATGACTGCAGCGGAACTCAAAAACCGAAAAAAGAACAGGGATCCATTCGTAAAGAATGTAATGCAGGAAGCAAAAATTATAATCAGCGGAACCTGTGATGATTGA
- a CDS encoding aldo/keto reductase, which yields MLYRKMNKTAPELSILGFGCMRLPVTEKGNIDEPHATKMLRYAIDHGVNYVDTAWPYHNGESEPFVGRALAGGYREKVHIATKLPSWLVTSRKDMDKYLDEQLVKLKTDHIDFYLVHGLNAGFWENLTGLGIEDFLEEAVADGRIRHAGFSFHDNVPVFKKIVDAYDWTFAQIQYNFMDEHYQAGTEGLHYAAKKGLGVVVMEPIRGGLLGRDISGVREIWQTATTHRTPAEWALRWVWNHPEVTVVLSGMSAMDQVKENVALADSGRAGSLTKAELALYGKVKKELDQRVMIPCTNCGYCMPCPNGVNIPICFEEFNKGNIYEAKDQAAMHYQMLCGGFFDNQPHFASLCKECGECEEKCPQGLPIQEHLKKVAEYFGK from the coding sequence ATGCTCTACCGGAAAATGAACAAAACAGCGCCGGAACTCTCCATCCTCGGCTTCGGCTGCATGCGCCTGCCGGTGACGGAAAAAGGAAACATCGACGAGCCCCACGCAACGAAGATGCTCCGGTACGCCATCGACCATGGCGTGAATTATGTCGATACAGCCTGGCCCTATCATAATGGCGAAAGCGAACCCTTTGTCGGCCGGGCACTTGCCGGCGGGTATCGCGAGAAGGTGCACATCGCTACCAAGCTTCCGAGCTGGCTGGTCACGTCCCGCAAGGACATGGACAAATATCTCGATGAACAGCTGGTGAAGCTGAAGACCGATCACATCGACTTTTACCTGGTGCACGGGCTCAACGCGGGGTTCTGGGAGAACCTCACCGGGCTCGGCATTGAGGACTTCCTCGAAGAGGCCGTTGCGGATGGCCGGATCCGCCATGCCGGGTTCTCGTTCCATGATAACGTTCCCGTTTTCAAGAAAATTGTTGACGCGTACGACTGGACATTTGCCCAGATCCAGTACAATTTCATGGACGAGCACTACCAGGCAGGGACGGAGGGGCTGCACTATGCGGCGAAGAAAGGGCTCGGGGTCGTTGTCATGGAGCCGATCCGGGGCGGCCTGCTGGGACGGGATATCTCAGGAGTGCGGGAGATCTGGCAGACGGCAACAACTCACCGTACTCCTGCCGAGTGGGCGCTTCGCTGGGTCTGGAACCACCCGGAAGTGACGGTCGTGCTCTCAGGCATGTCGGCAATGGACCAGGTTAAGGAAAATGTCGCCCTCGCAGACTCCGGGCGTGCGGGTTCGCTCACGAAGGCAGAACTTGCCCTGTACGGGAAGGTGAAAAAAGAACTGGACCAGCGGGTCATGATCCCCTGCACCAACTGCGGGTACTGCATGCCATGCCCCAATGGCGTGAACATCCCGATCTGCTTCGAGGAGTTTAACAAGGGGAATATCTACGAGGCGAAAGACCAGGCCGCGATGCATTACCAGATGCTCTGCGGTGGTTTCTTCGATAACCAGCCCCACTTTGCCTCACTCTGCAAAGAGTGCGGGGAATGCGAGGAGAAATGTCCCCAGGGCCTCCCGATCCAGGAACACCTGAAAAAAGTTGCAGAATATTTCGGGAAATAA
- a CDS encoding carboxypeptidase-like regulatory domain-containing protein, which produces MIIPGINALPDAGTSVTNAGEHTIILDIKTPHENEIFSNDVVPPHIWVTGEVKSPVRLQSIIIVSGEGSTDCGNQSTFGCNVPGINGLNRITVTATDIAGNHVSRTRDFTVNPGGPPQDMRITISGKVTTPEGNPIGGATIRLGSETIPVTVKSETDGTYRINDAYGYHQILRVEKNGYINVTKEMTFNNNLNTFDIIMEPTTQPASGFTVVLCLVALSGTALFIVSQKKQTRKTV; this is translated from the coding sequence ATGATCATTCCCGGGATTAATGCCCTGCCGGATGCCGGGACATCTGTAACAAATGCCGGTGAACACACCATAATTCTTGATATCAAAACACCGCATGAAAATGAAATCTTTTCAAACGATGTCGTACCACCCCACATCTGGGTTACCGGCGAGGTGAAAAGCCCGGTACGATTACAGTCAATCATCATCGTTTCCGGTGAAGGATCAACCGATTGCGGCAATCAATCCACATTCGGTTGCAATGTTCCGGGAATAAATGGCTTAAACCGGATCACGGTCACGGCAACGGATATCGCCGGGAACCATGTATCGAGGACAAGAGATTTCACGGTAAACCCCGGGGGTCCCCCCCAGGACATGAGGATAACCATCTCCGGAAAGGTAACAACTCCTGAGGGGAATCCCATTGGAGGAGCCACCATCCGGCTGGGATCTGAAACTATTCCGGTTACCGTGAAATCAGAAACGGATGGTACTTACCGGATCAATGATGCATATGGTTACCACCAGATCCTCCGCGTTGAAAAAAACGGGTATATCAATGTCACAAAAGAGATGACGTTCAATAATAATCTCAACACATTTGACATCATCATGGAGCCCACAACACAACCTGCTTCCGGATTTACCGTGGTCCTGTGCCTTGTTGCATTATCCGGAACGGCTCTTTTCATTGTTTCCCAAAAAAAACAGACACGAAAAACTGTTTGA
- a CDS encoding 3'-5' exonuclease, producing MLLFLDTETTGLPRYSATDPTEKWPRVVQLAWALYDDEGNHERLNSFIIYPTDFTIPMDSAKIHGITTDRAKKEGTSLHTVLPQFNADVGKAEMIVAHNVDFDLPIVHTEFIRCRLETNILEKQTVCTMKPREIVSLCRLPKPSGMGYKWPTLNELHLQLFQEEFTGSHNAGADVEACARCYFELRKRGIIG from the coding sequence ATGCTTCTCTTCCTCGATACCGAAACCACCGGCCTCCCCAGATACTCCGCAACAGATCCCACAGAAAAATGGCCCCGGGTTGTCCAGCTGGCCTGGGCCTTATACGATGACGAAGGCAACCACGAACGTCTGAACAGTTTTATCATTTACCCGACGGACTTCACCATCCCCATGGACTCCGCGAAAATCCATGGCATCACGACTGACCGGGCAAAAAAAGAAGGGACCTCGCTGCATACGGTGCTCCCCCAGTTCAATGCCGATGTCGGGAAGGCGGAAATGATCGTTGCCCACAATGTTGATTTCGACCTGCCGATCGTCCATACAGAATTCATCCGGTGCAGGCTGGAGACAAACATCCTGGAGAAACAAACCGTCTGCACCATGAAACCCCGGGAGATCGTTTCTTTGTGCAGACTTCCGAAACCCTCGGGCATGGGATACAAATGGCCGACGCTGAATGAGCTGCACCTGCAGTTATTCCAGGAAGAATTCACGGGCAGCCATAATGCCGGTGCCGATGTCGAAGCCTGTGCACGATGTTATTTCGAGCTGAGGAAAAGGGGAATAATCGGATAG
- a CDS encoding GNAT family N-acetyltransferase, which yields MLSPIPFEDLEFVLLGAAHDLSGFHSSEPELDEFLKEDAFVNQNDLISVTRLVFWNGNLIGFFTLVNESIEVRAVEACDREESYHFRKYPALKIARLATHSDYERFGVGRSMLRKIFTISISLSRYVGCRIITVDSKHSAVEFYKKFAFKQAIRMPGETVPLYLDLKNALQRISPDS from the coding sequence ATGCTCTCCCCCATCCCTTTTGAAGATCTTGAATTTGTTCTCCTGGGTGCTGCTCATGATCTGTCCGGGTTTCATTCTTCTGAACCCGAGCTTGATGAATTTTTAAAAGAGGACGCTTTCGTTAACCAGAACGATCTTATTTCCGTAACAAGACTGGTTTTCTGGAATGGGAATCTTATCGGGTTTTTTACGCTCGTCAACGAAAGTATCGAAGTGAGGGCTGTCGAAGCGTGTGACCGCGAGGAGAGTTATCATTTCCGGAAGTATCCGGCGCTGAAGATTGCACGGCTGGCAACGCACAGCGATTATGAACGGTTCGGTGTCGGGAGGAGTATGCTGCGGAAGATCTTCACCATCTCCATTTCACTCTCCCGTTATGTCGGCTGTCGTATCATCACGGTCGATTCAAAACACAGTGCTGTTGAGTTCTATAAAAAATTCGCATTCAAACAGGCAATCAGGATGCCGGGTGAGACCGTTCCACTGTATCTCGATCTTAAGAATGCACTCCAGCGGATCTCACCTGATTCGTGA
- a CDS encoding AbrB/MazE/SpoVT family DNA-binding domain-containing protein, with protein sequence MPEKENTVKSRLHHGSNSLDLTIPSEIVKSRKINPGDVFRLVVTGEGDDLVLQYERVYSTKA encoded by the coding sequence ATGCCCGAGAAAGAAAATACCGTCAAGTCCCGGCTCCATCACGGTTCAAATTCTCTCGACCTTACCATCCCTTCCGAGATCGTCAAGTCCAGGAAGATCAATCCCGGCGATGTCTTCCGGCTTGTTGTTACGGGAGAGGGAGATGATCTGGTTTTGCAATACGAGCGGGTTTACTCGACAAAGGCGTGA
- a CDS encoding ABC transporter ATP-binding protein, whose product MTILWNYLRPHKWLIAAALVLAAVSQLLSLVDPIIFGKIIDDYALNPGNIPEHALVTGVLFWLGVAVAVALLARFAKTFQDYFARLAVQMFGMQIYNDGLEQTLRLSYDEFEEQRSGETLSILQRVRSDTQTFFNAFINVLFSAFVGIAFLIAYSLTRNWLLVPVFFIGILVLGSLTWMLSKKIKTTQKEINRETNEISAVITESLRNIELVKSLGLTYPEIRRLREQNLRIFNLEMTKVKRVRFLTFFQGTTLSVLKQSILFILLWLIFHKSLTTGELVSMQFITAIIFGPLQDLGTIIVSYREAEASMASFNQLMQKTVEEPPENPIAIDELNDIRFEEVVFHHRTARYNAIDGISFHVKTGETIAFVGPSGAGKSTLMKLLAGLYLPDSGEIYFNGHPSTLIRYNPLRRQMGLVTQDSQLFSGTIRENLLFVMPDATDRQMLDALHKASCDGILSRSALGLDALIGEGGMMVSGGEKQRISIARALLRHPRLLIFDEATSALDSLTEEDITNTIRDISTSRDQITILIAHRLSTILHADVIYVMEAGKIVETGSHQSLVDRKGLYYAMWRQQIGERRNPKHSAPDTISPKEQ is encoded by the coding sequence ATGACGATCCTCTGGAATTATTTAAGACCGCACAAATGGCTTATCGCTGCCGCTCTCGTCCTGGCAGCAGTCAGTCAGCTGCTGAGCCTGGTCGATCCAATTATCTTCGGGAAGATCATCGATGATTATGCCCTGAACCCGGGCAACATTCCGGAACATGCCCTGGTCACGGGAGTACTGTTCTGGCTTGGCGTGGCTGTTGCGGTTGCACTGCTTGCCCGGTTTGCAAAAACCTTCCAGGATTATTTCGCACGACTGGCCGTGCAGATGTTCGGGATGCAGATATACAATGACGGGCTGGAGCAGACGCTCCGCCTGTCCTATGATGAGTTCGAGGAGCAGCGGAGCGGCGAGACGTTATCGATCCTGCAGAGAGTCCGGTCGGATACCCAGACCTTCTTCAATGCATTCATCAACGTCCTCTTCTCGGCGTTTGTGGGAATCGCGTTCCTCATCGCCTATTCCCTCACCAGGAACTGGCTGCTCGTACCTGTTTTTTTCATCGGGATCCTCGTCCTTGGATCGCTCACATGGATGCTCTCGAAAAAGATCAAGACAACGCAAAAAGAGATCAACCGCGAGACAAATGAGATCTCGGCGGTGATAACCGAATCCCTCCGGAACATCGAGCTTGTGAAAAGTCTTGGCCTCACCTACCCTGAGATCCGGCGATTGCGGGAACAGAATTTACGGATCTTCAACCTTGAGATGACGAAAGTAAAACGGGTCCGGTTCCTGACATTTTTCCAGGGGACCACCCTGAGCGTCCTGAAGCAGTCGATATTATTCATCCTCCTCTGGTTAATCTTCCACAAGAGCCTTACCACGGGAGAACTGGTCTCGATGCAGTTCATCACCGCGATCATCTTCGGGCCGTTGCAGGACCTTGGCACCATCATCGTGAGTTACCGCGAGGCCGAAGCATCCATGGCCAGTTTCAACCAGCTGATGCAGAAGACCGTTGAAGAACCGCCGGAAAACCCGATCGCGATTGACGAACTGAATGATATACGGTTCGAGGAGGTAGTCTTCCATCACCGGACTGCCCGGTATAATGCGATCGACGGGATCTCGTTTCACGTAAAGACCGGCGAGACGATCGCGTTTGTCGGTCCTTCCGGTGCAGGCAAGTCAACGCTCATGAAGCTCCTGGCGGGGTTATACCTGCCGGACAGCGGGGAGATTTATTTCAACGGCCATCCCTCGACTCTTATCCGGTATAACCCGTTACGCCGGCAGATGGGCCTCGTTACGCAGGACTCCCAGTTGTTCTCGGGTACAATAAGAGAGAACCTCCTGTTCGTGATGCCGGATGCGACCGACCGGCAGATGCTGGATGCGCTGCACAAGGCGTCGTGCGACGGGATACTGAGCCGTTCTGCTCTTGGTCTCGATGCGCTTATCGGGGAAGGGGGGATGATGGTGTCCGGCGGGGAAAAGCAGCGTATCTCCATTGCCCGGGCCCTGCTGCGTCATCCCCGGCTGCTGATCTTTGACGAGGCAACGTCGGCACTCGATTCGCTGACCGAGGAGGATATAACAAATACCATCCGGGATATTTCCACGAGCCGGGACCAGATCACCATCCTGATCGCCCATCGCCTGTCTACCATACTGCACGCGGATGTGATCTATGTCATGGAGGCCGGAAAGATCGTTGAGACCGGATCTCACCAAAGTCTCGTGGACCGTAAGGGCCTGTATTATGCCATGTGGCGCCAGCAGATCGGTGAACGCAGGAACCCCAAACATTCTGCCCCGGACACCATTTCCCCAAAAGAGCAGTGA
- a CDS encoding protease inhibitor I42 family protein, giving the protein MKSLSRSTKGVWFGVNYILQKSRLILSLAVIVLAILAGGCLGTDQYLPSGVPVQCSETLMPGQPMIINETQNNATICASLNSSLLIQLRDASRTGREWIITSTPGLQISDEGAVWYDEKGVPTNIPGLGKGIHSYIVSMKGNGVQKIKATLQFPGRESSGSEQKFDLTIVVT; this is encoded by the coding sequence ATGAAATCGCTCAGTAGAAGTACTAAGGGAGTCTGGTTTGGGGTGAACTATATTTTACAAAAATCAAGGTTGATATTATCGTTGGCGGTAATCGTTCTCGCAATTCTTGCAGGGGGTTGTCTCGGTACAGATCAGTATCTTCCGAGTGGGGTGCCAGTGCAATGTTCGGAAACATTGATGCCGGGACAACCTATGATCATCAATGAAACCCAGAACAATGCAACAATCTGCGCCAGCCTGAACAGCTCGCTGTTAATCCAGCTGAGGGACGCCAGCAGAACCGGGCGGGAGTGGATCATCACCTCAACACCGGGTCTTCAGATATCCGATGAGGGGGCAGTATGGTACGATGAGAAAGGGGTTCCTACCAACATTCCCGGATTAGGGAAAGGTATCCACTCTTATATTGTCAGTATGAAGGGTAATGGTGTTCAGAAAATAAAGGCGACTCTCCAATTTCCCGGAAGAGAGAGTTCCGGTTCAGAACAGAAATTTGATTTGACCATCGTGGTTACATGA